The following proteins are co-located in the Streptomyces bottropensis ATCC 25435 genome:
- a CDS encoding MMPL family transporter — MAALARWCVRHRLVAVLLWLVAFAGTAAGAAVAGGAYSNDYKTPGTESSRATELLSEGFPGVGGDSATVVWHTSDGTASVRAAAVEQTMTKTLDTIADLPGVVGVTDPYDGADGGRISEDGRTAYATVTFDRPAEDVTEAQAEAVVDTAKGAEGAGLQVELGGTSIGLTEASGGHLAEIVGVLVAAVVLFLAFGSLAASLLPIATALVSVGTAYAGITLLGHAMTVADFAPMLGTLIGLGVGIDYALFIVTRHRRGLKRGLSVEEAARNAVATTGRAVVFAGATVCIALLGMLILRLGFLNGVAIAASLTVVLTVAASVTLLPALLSFIGMRALSRRERRRLAEHGPEPELPTGFAARWSAFVERHPKKLGAIALVVMTLLALPTLGLRLGTSDQGNDPAATTTRQAYDLLADGFGPGVNGPLTLVTEVDGAADKLALGNLDTTLRTTEGVSAVTPVTYNAGGDTAYLTVVPTSSPQSAKTSDLVERLRDEVLPRAETGTTLDLHVGGVTAGYDDFADVIVGKLPLFVGVVIGLGCLLLLLAFRSVGIPLKAAAMNVAAVAAAFGVVVAIFQWGWGSELLGLGRAGPIEPFLPVIMVSVLFGLSMDYQVFLVSRMYEEWLETGDNRRAVRVGLAETSRVINSAAVIMISVFLAFVLSGDRVIAMFGIALAAAVALDAFVLRTLLVPALMHLLGGANWWLPRWLDRRMPRISIEPPESRAAHERLAAATDAEAADVLAGDVPAGDADATDVRAKERQPDVRDIPG, encoded by the coding sequence GTGGCCGCTCTTGCGCGTTGGTGTGTCCGGCACCGCCTTGTCGCCGTCCTGCTGTGGCTTGTCGCCTTCGCGGGCACGGCCGCCGGAGCCGCCGTGGCGGGAGGCGCGTACTCCAACGACTACAAGACCCCCGGAACCGAGTCCAGCCGCGCCACCGAACTCCTGAGCGAGGGCTTCCCGGGCGTCGGCGGCGACAGTGCCACCGTCGTCTGGCACACGAGCGACGGGACCGCGAGCGTGCGGGCCGCCGCTGTCGAGCAGACCATGACGAAGACCCTCGACACGATCGCCGACCTGCCGGGCGTCGTCGGCGTCACCGACCCGTACGACGGCGCCGACGGCGGCCGGATCAGCGAGGACGGCCGTACGGCGTACGCCACCGTCACCTTCGACCGGCCGGCCGAGGACGTGACCGAGGCGCAGGCCGAGGCCGTCGTCGACACCGCGAAGGGCGCCGAGGGGGCCGGGCTCCAGGTGGAACTGGGCGGCACCTCGATCGGCCTCACCGAGGCCTCCGGCGGACATCTCGCCGAGATCGTCGGCGTACTCGTCGCCGCCGTGGTCCTCTTCCTGGCGTTCGGCTCGCTCGCCGCCAGCCTGCTGCCGATCGCGACCGCCCTGGTCAGTGTCGGTACCGCCTACGCGGGGATCACGCTGCTCGGGCACGCGATGACGGTGGCCGACTTCGCGCCCATGCTGGGCACCCTGATCGGCCTCGGCGTCGGCATCGACTACGCGCTGTTCATCGTGACCCGGCACCGCCGGGGGCTGAAACGGGGCCTGTCCGTCGAGGAGGCCGCGCGGAACGCGGTCGCGACGACCGGGCGGGCCGTCGTCTTCGCGGGCGCCACCGTCTGCATAGCCCTGCTGGGCATGCTGATCCTGCGGCTCGGCTTCCTCAACGGCGTCGCGATCGCCGCCTCCCTCACCGTCGTCCTCACCGTCGCCGCCTCCGTGACGCTGCTGCCGGCCCTGCTGTCGTTCATCGGCATGCGCGCGCTCAGCCGCCGCGAGCGCCGCCGCCTCGCCGAGCACGGCCCCGAACCCGAGCTGCCCACCGGCTTCGCCGCCCGCTGGTCCGCCTTCGTGGAGCGGCACCCCAAGAAGCTCGGCGCGATCGCCCTCGTCGTCATGACCCTGCTCGCCCTGCCCACGCTCGGACTGCGCCTCGGCACCTCCGACCAGGGCAACGACCCGGCGGCGACCACCACCCGCCAGGCCTACGACCTCCTGGCCGACGGCTTCGGCCCGGGCGTGAACGGACCGCTCACCCTCGTCACCGAGGTCGACGGCGCGGCCGACAAGCTCGCGCTCGGCAACCTCGACACCACGCTCAGGACCACCGAGGGTGTCTCCGCGGTGACCCCGGTGACGTACAACGCCGGCGGTGACACCGCGTACCTCACCGTCGTACCGACGTCCTCCCCGCAGTCGGCGAAGACCAGCGACCTCGTCGAACGGCTGCGCGACGAGGTGCTGCCGAGGGCCGAGACCGGCACCACGCTCGATCTGCACGTCGGCGGGGTGACCGCCGGGTACGACGACTTCGCGGACGTCATCGTCGGCAAGCTGCCCCTGTTCGTGGGCGTCGTCATCGGCCTCGGCTGCCTGCTGCTCCTGCTCGCCTTCCGGTCCGTCGGGATACCGCTCAAGGCCGCCGCGATGAACGTCGCCGCCGTCGCCGCCGCCTTCGGTGTGGTCGTCGCGATCTTCCAGTGGGGCTGGGGGAGCGAACTGCTGGGCCTCGGCCGCGCCGGGCCGATCGAGCCCTTCCTCCCCGTGATCATGGTCTCGGTCCTCTTCGGGCTCTCCATGGACTACCAGGTGTTCCTGGTCAGCCGGATGTACGAGGAGTGGCTGGAGACCGGCGACAACCGGCGCGCGGTGCGGGTCGGCCTCGCCGAGACCAGCCGGGTGATCAACTCCGCGGCGGTCATCATGATCTCCGTCTTCCTCGCCTTCGTCCTCAGCGGCGACCGCGTGATCGCGATGTTCGGCATCGCGCTCGCCGCCGCCGTCGCCCTGGACGCCTTCGTCCTGCGCACGCTCCTCGTCCCCGCCCTCATGCACCTGCTCGGCGGCGCCAACTGGTGGCTGCCCCGCTGGCTCGACCGGCGCATGCCCCGCATCAGCATCGAGCCGCCCGAGTCCCGCGCCGCCCATGAGAGGCTGGCCGCCGCGACGGACGCCGAGGCGGCGGACGTACTGGCGGGGGACGTACCGGCGGGGGACGCCGACGCGACGGACGTACGGGCGAAGGAGCGGCAGCCGGATGTACGCGATATCCCTGGGTGA
- a CDS encoding GNAT family N-acetyltransferase: MYAISLGDDGAELRPLEPWHAEEFLTHLERGRDFINTYVPFGQSATDTDGARAVLQRYADMRAADTGSLHGIWLDGALVGGVLFHNFDAPNANCEVGCWLEPAGTGRGLVTRAMRILIDWAVDVRAIHRVEWIASSGNTPSLNVARRLGMVRDGVQRERYPHRGVRHDLEIWSVLAPEWRGARDRGTHSDH; the protein is encoded by the coding sequence ATGTACGCGATATCCCTGGGTGACGACGGGGCCGAACTGCGGCCCCTGGAACCCTGGCACGCCGAGGAGTTCCTCACGCACCTGGAACGGGGGCGGGACTTCATCAACACCTACGTCCCCTTCGGCCAGAGCGCCACGGACACCGACGGCGCGCGTGCCGTCCTCCAGCGGTACGCCGACATGCGCGCCGCCGACACCGGCTCCCTGCACGGCATCTGGCTCGACGGCGCGCTCGTCGGCGGGGTCCTCTTCCACAACTTCGACGCGCCGAACGCCAACTGCGAGGTCGGCTGCTGGCTGGAGCCCGCGGGCACCGGACGGGGGCTCGTCACCCGCGCGATGCGGATCCTCATCGACTGGGCCGTCGACGTCCGCGCGATCCACCGCGTCGAATGGATCGCGTCCTCCGGCAACACACCGAGCCTGAACGTGGCACGGCGGCTCGGCATGGTCAGGGACGGTGTGCAGCGGGAGCGGTATCCCCATCGAGGTGTCCGCCACGACCTGGAGATATGGTCCGTCCTGGCGCCCGAATGGCGCGGGGCACGTGATCGCGGCACTCACAGCGATCATTAA
- a CDS encoding helix-turn-helix transcriptional regulator, translated as MLGDVETRSVSPVFVGRADELEVLREALTRAGEGAARAAVSGGDGGDGGGPQALLLGGEAGVGKTRLVEEFAAEAARGGAVVAPGGCVEIGADGLPFAPFSTALRALRRRLPDELAAAAAGQEQELARLLPELGETPRTRHDEEGTARLFELTARLLERLAADRTIVLVLEDLHWADASTRHLLSYLLRTLRTGRLVVLATYRSDDIHRRHPLRPLLAELDRLRTVRRIELPRFNRAEVGHQLAGILAAEPDPDRADEIFERSDGNAFFVEELAAAAHDGGGCPGLTDTLRDLLLVRVERLPEDAQRIARIVAEGGSTVEYALLAAVARLPEDELIEALRASVGANILLAAPGDDGYRFRHSLVREAVSDDLLPGERSRLNRRYAEALEADPALVPADGRATRLASYWYHAHDAAKALPAVLDAAAEARSRHAHAEQLRLLERAMELWDAAPDAVRAALRPADHTEVYPPCGCAPGTHPLRYLDLMAEAAVAGRLCGERERALRITRRALDRLADTDNPLRAAWFWVQRSMLTEGLARGDGWKELATAQELVRGQPPSEVHAEVLSRVACWSMLHAPGPEALSDAQRAVEYARMVGAEDIELNARLTLGGLMADAGHIETGIDEMKAVLQRSIERGPAAVVGRAHVNLPSCLEGVGRSQEAAHLLRSGLDVTRRMGLRDSEAWIWGNLSESLFSLGQWDEATEAAVQAGCAGNSTKSRGGSALSLAALALARGDTAEARRQLAAAHSSFGTHNPMPQNNLPLSSLTLGIAVAEGRLPDARAELARVLDTGFPVGTQRYAWPLLLTAATAEADARALPAAGPGRAETLDRILTVVRKLTTGAPIWHAHDHWVRAELQRAEGLTDPDTWSDVVTAFEPLERPYDLARVRHRLAEALLAHGTDDEARDRATELLRLAAAVADHLGARPLADEVALLARRARLTLSRAPEPALAPAAPVAALGLTGREHDVLCLVAVGRTNRQIAEELFISPKTASVHVSNILAKLGVSGRGEAAAVAHRVGLSPAGSGERLAAG; from the coding sequence ATGCTCGGCGATGTGGAGACCAGGTCCGTCAGTCCCGTGTTCGTCGGTCGCGCCGACGAACTGGAGGTGTTGCGCGAGGCATTGACCCGCGCCGGGGAAGGCGCCGCGCGCGCGGCCGTGAGCGGGGGAGACGGGGGAGACGGGGGCGGGCCGCAGGCGCTGCTGCTCGGCGGTGAGGCCGGGGTGGGCAAGACCCGCCTGGTCGAGGAGTTCGCCGCCGAGGCCGCGCGCGGGGGCGCGGTCGTCGCGCCCGGCGGCTGCGTCGAGATCGGCGCCGACGGACTGCCCTTCGCCCCCTTCTCCACCGCGCTGCGTGCCCTGCGCCGCCGGCTGCCCGACGAACTCGCCGCCGCGGCCGCCGGACAGGAACAGGAACTGGCCCGGCTGCTGCCCGAGTTGGGCGAGACCCCGCGCACACGGCACGACGAGGAAGGCACCGCCCGCCTCTTCGAACTCACCGCCCGCCTCCTGGAACGCCTCGCCGCCGACCGCACGATCGTCCTCGTCCTGGAGGACCTGCACTGGGCCGACGCCTCCACCCGGCACCTCCTCTCCTACCTCTTGCGCACCCTGCGCACCGGCCGCCTCGTCGTCCTCGCCACCTATCGCTCGGACGACATCCACCGACGCCACCCGCTGCGCCCCCTCCTCGCCGAACTCGACCGCCTGCGCACGGTCCGCCGCATCGAACTGCCCCGCTTCAACCGCGCCGAGGTCGGCCACCAGCTCGCCGGCATCCTCGCCGCCGAACCCGACCCGGACCGCGCCGACGAGATCTTCGAACGCTCCGACGGCAACGCCTTCTTCGTCGAGGAACTCGCCGCGGCCGCCCACGACGGCGGCGGCTGCCCCGGCCTCACCGACACCTTGCGCGACCTGCTCCTCGTCCGCGTCGAACGCCTCCCCGAGGACGCCCAGCGGATCGCCCGCATCGTGGCCGAGGGCGGCTCCACGGTGGAGTACGCCCTGCTCGCGGCCGTCGCCCGGCTCCCCGAGGACGAACTCATCGAAGCCCTGCGGGCCTCCGTCGGCGCCAACATCCTGCTCGCCGCCCCCGGCGACGACGGCTACCGCTTCCGCCACTCCCTGGTCCGCGAGGCCGTCAGCGACGACCTGCTGCCCGGCGAACGCTCCCGCCTCAACCGCCGCTACGCCGAGGCCCTGGAAGCCGACCCCGCGCTCGTCCCCGCCGACGGCCGCGCCACCCGCCTGGCCAGCTACTGGTACCACGCCCACGACGCCGCCAAGGCCCTGCCCGCCGTCCTCGACGCCGCGGCCGAGGCCCGCTCCCGGCACGCCCACGCCGAGCAACTGCGCCTGTTGGAACGGGCGATGGAGCTGTGGGACGCCGCCCCCGACGCCGTACGGGCCGCACTGCGCCCCGCCGACCACACCGAGGTCTACCCGCCCTGCGGCTGCGCCCCGGGCACCCACCCCCTGCGCTACCTCGACCTGATGGCCGAGGCCGCCGTCGCCGGACGGCTGTGCGGAGAGCGCGAGCGGGCCCTGAGGATCACCCGGCGGGCACTCGACCGGCTGGCGGACACGGACAACCCCCTGCGCGCCGCCTGGTTCTGGGTGCAGCGCTCCATGCTGACCGAGGGCCTGGCCCGGGGCGACGGCTGGAAGGAACTCGCCACCGCCCAGGAACTGGTCCGCGGCCAGCCCCCGTCCGAGGTGCACGCCGAGGTCCTCTCCCGCGTCGCCTGCTGGTCCATGCTCCACGCCCCGGGACCCGAGGCGCTCTCCGACGCCCAGCGCGCCGTCGAGTACGCCCGCATGGTCGGCGCCGAGGACATCGAACTCAACGCCCGCCTCACCCTCGGCGGCCTGATGGCCGACGCCGGTCACATCGAGACCGGCATCGACGAGATGAAGGCCGTCCTCCAGCGCTCGATCGAACGCGGTCCCGCCGCCGTCGTGGGCCGCGCCCATGTGAACCTCCCGTCCTGTCTGGAAGGCGTCGGCCGCTCACAGGAGGCCGCGCACCTGCTGCGCTCCGGACTCGACGTCACCCGGCGCATGGGCCTGCGGGACTCCGAGGCATGGATCTGGGGCAACCTCTCCGAATCGCTGTTCTCCCTCGGCCAGTGGGACGAGGCCACGGAAGCCGCCGTGCAGGCCGGATGCGCCGGGAACAGCACCAAGAGCCGCGGCGGCAGCGCCCTCTCCCTCGCCGCCCTCGCCCTCGCCCGCGGCGACACCGCCGAGGCCCGGCGCCAACTGGCCGCCGCCCACAGCTCCTTCGGCACCCACAACCCCATGCCCCAGAACAACCTGCCGCTGTCCAGCCTCACCCTCGGCATCGCCGTCGCCGAAGGCCGCCTCCCGGACGCCCGCGCCGAACTGGCCCGCGTCCTCGACACCGGCTTCCCCGTCGGCACCCAGCGCTACGCCTGGCCCCTGCTGCTCACCGCCGCCACCGCCGAGGCCGATGCCCGCGCCCTGCCGGCCGCCGGACCCGGCCGCGCCGAGACACTCGACCGGATCCTCACCGTGGTCAGGAAGCTCACCACCGGCGCACCGATCTGGCACGCCCACGACCACTGGGTCCGCGCCGAACTCCAGCGCGCCGAGGGTCTGACGGACCCCGACACCTGGTCCGACGTCGTCACCGCCTTCGAGCCCCTGGAGCGGCCCTACGACCTCGCCCGCGTCCGGCACCGTCTCGCCGAGGCGCTGCTGGCCCACGGCACGGACGACGAGGCCCGGGACCGTGCGACGGAGTTGCTGCGGCTGGCCGCCGCCGTCGCCGACCACCTCGGCGCCCGCCCGCTCGCCGACGAGGTCGCCCTCCTCGCCCGCCGCGCCCGCCTCACCCTGAGCCGCGCCCCCGAACCGGCTCTCGCCCCCGCCGCCCCCGTCGCCGCGCTCGGCCTCACCGGCCGTGAACACGACGTCCTGTGCCTGGTGGCCGTCGGCCGCACCAACCGCCAGATCGCCGAGGAACTCTTCATCTCCCCGAAGACGGCCAGCGTCCACGTCTCCAACATCCTGGCCAAACTGGGCGTCTCGGGCCGTGGCGAGGCGGCGGCGGTGGCCCATCGGGTGGGGTTGTCCCCGGCGGGGTCCGGGGAACGGCTGGCAGCGGGATGA
- a CDS encoding DUF6191 domain-containing protein — MFNAFEELFAPGRKHTRDEENRLALTREDVGDNDPGRGPIDLASGKVVVRPPEPVEEEAGADREAGE, encoded by the coding sequence ATGTTCAACGCCTTCGAGGAACTCTTCGCACCTGGCCGCAAGCACACGCGAGACGAGGAGAACCGGCTGGCACTGACCCGCGAGGACGTCGGGGACAACGACCCGGGACGCGGACCGATAGACCTCGCGTCCGGGAAGGTCGTCGTACGCCCGCCCGAGCCGGTCGAGGAGGAGGCCGGGGCGGACCGGGAGGCCGGGGAGTAG
- a CDS encoding PQQ-dependent sugar dehydrogenase has protein sequence MTAALAAAVLLVTTGCSSDDGEKKDTAGSSPPSSSSAESPPPERAADTAPPAKGSVKVVRTVAEDLDTPWGLAPLPEGGLLVSSRDEATISRIDEKSGEKTVLGEVPGVAPAGEGGLLGLAVSPEYASDHMIYAYFTSESDNRIVRMLYDPEKPAGEQLGAPDTILRGIPKGTNHNGGRLAFGPDQMLYASTGERYEGPLAQDKDSLGGKILRMTPEGRPAPGNPFDDSVVYSYGHRNVQGLAWDAKQRLWASEFGQNTWDELNQIRPGGNYGWPEVEGKGGKSGYVDPVAVWRTDEASPSGIAIAEGSVWMAGLKGRRLWRVPLDGTKTAAAPHAFLEGDHGRLRTVVSAGGDRLWLVTSETDGRGSPEDGDDKILELQVK, from the coding sequence ATGACGGCCGCGTTGGCCGCAGCCGTGCTCCTGGTGACGACCGGCTGCTCCTCCGACGACGGGGAGAAGAAGGACACGGCCGGCAGCTCACCCCCGAGCAGCAGCAGTGCCGAGTCGCCTCCGCCCGAGCGGGCGGCGGACACGGCGCCCCCCGCCAAGGGCTCGGTGAAAGTGGTGCGCACCGTCGCCGAGGACCTCGACACCCCCTGGGGCCTCGCGCCCCTGCCCGAGGGCGGGCTCCTCGTGTCCTCCCGCGACGAGGCCACGATCAGCAGGATCGACGAGAAGTCGGGCGAGAAGACCGTGCTCGGAGAGGTCCCAGGCGTGGCCCCGGCCGGGGAGGGCGGCCTCCTGGGCCTCGCGGTCTCCCCGGAGTACGCCTCGGACCACATGATCTACGCGTACTTCACCTCGGAGTCCGACAACAGGATCGTGCGGATGCTGTACGACCCCGAGAAGCCGGCGGGCGAGCAGCTCGGCGCCCCCGACACCATCCTCCGCGGCATCCCCAAGGGCACGAACCACAACGGCGGCCGTCTCGCCTTCGGCCCGGACCAGATGCTCTACGCGAGCACCGGCGAGCGGTACGAGGGCCCCCTGGCCCAGGACAAGGACTCCCTCGGCGGCAAGATCCTCCGCATGACACCGGAGGGCCGGCCGGCCCCGGGCAACCCCTTCGACGACTCCGTCGTGTACTCGTACGGCCATCGCAACGTCCAGGGCCTGGCGTGGGACGCCAAGCAGCGCCTGTGGGCCTCGGAGTTCGGCCAGAACACCTGGGACGAGCTGAACCAGATCCGGCCGGGCGGGAACTACGGCTGGCCGGAGGTGGAGGGCAAGGGCGGCAAGTCCGGTTACGTCGACCCGGTGGCCGTGTGGCGTACGGACGAGGCATCCCCGAGCGGTATCGCCATAGCGGAGGGCTCGGTCTGGATGGCGGGGCTGAAGGGCCGGCGGCTGTGGCGCGTCCCCCTCGACGGCACGAAGACGGCCGCCGCCCCCCATGCCTTCCTGGAGGGCGACCACGGACGCCTCCGCACGGTCGTCTCCGCCGGTGGCGACAGGCTGTGGCTGGTGACCAGCGAGACGGACGGCCGGGGATCCCCGGAGGACGGCGACGACAAGATCCTGGAGCTGCAGGTGAAGTGA
- a CDS encoding aldo/keto reductase has product MERRTIGAATLEVGAVGLGCMPMSWAYTRSRQRGDESMRTVHRALDLGTTLLDTADMYGPFTNELLVGRVLKERRAEAFVSTKVGLLVGEQHIVANGRPGYVRRACDASLRRLQTDVIDLYQLHRADPEVPVEETWGAMAELVQAGKVRALGLCAVGARAGRRPGAGVYDTTLRQLRRVQQIFPVSAVQAELSVWSREALDSLLPWCVARGIGFLAAMPLGNGFLTGTLTPGGGFERDDLRARHPRFTADMMAANQPLVVGLRRVAARHGAEVTPAQVALAWVLSLGPHVVPVPGTKQARWAAENAAAHALRLTAADLAEVAALPPARGSWD; this is encoded by the coding sequence GTGGAGCGCAGGACGATCGGCGCGGCGACGCTCGAGGTGGGGGCCGTAGGACTCGGGTGCATGCCGATGAGCTGGGCGTACACCAGGTCGCGGCAACGGGGCGACGAGTCGATGCGGACGGTGCATCGGGCGCTCGACCTCGGCACCACGCTGCTGGACACCGCCGACATGTACGGCCCCTTCACCAACGAGCTGCTGGTGGGCCGGGTGCTGAAGGAACGCCGTGCGGAGGCCTTCGTCTCCACCAAGGTGGGTCTGCTGGTGGGTGAGCAGCACATCGTGGCCAACGGACGCCCCGGCTATGTGAGGCGTGCCTGTGACGCCTCGTTGCGCCGGCTCCAGACCGACGTCATCGATCTCTACCAGCTCCACCGGGCGGACCCCGAGGTCCCCGTGGAGGAGACGTGGGGTGCGATGGCGGAACTCGTGCAGGCCGGGAAGGTCAGGGCGCTCGGTCTGTGCGCGGTGGGCGCGCGGGCGGGGCGCCGGCCGGGCGCGGGCGTGTACGACACCACGCTCCGCCAGCTGCGGCGGGTCCAGCAGATCTTCCCGGTGAGCGCCGTGCAGGCGGAGCTGTCGGTCTGGTCGCGGGAGGCACTGGACTCCCTTCTTCCGTGGTGCGTGGCCCGTGGCATCGGCTTCCTCGCCGCCATGCCCCTGGGGAACGGTTTCCTCACGGGCACCCTGACGCCCGGCGGGGGCTTCGAGCGCGACGACCTCCGCGCCCGTCATCCCCGTTTCACCGCGGACATGATGGCCGCCAACCAGCCGCTGGTCGTCGGCCTGCGCCGCGTCGCGGCCCGCCATGGGGCGGAGGTGACCCCGGCGCAGGTCGCCCTCGCCTGGGTCCTGTCCCTCGGCCCGCACGTGGTGCCGGTGCCGGGCACCAAGCAGGCCCGGTGGGCCGCGGAGAACGCGGCCGCCCACGCCCTGCGCCTCACGGCCGCGGATCTGGCGGAGGTGGCGGCCCTTCCTCCGGCCCGGGGATCCTGGGACTGA
- a CDS encoding 2-hydroxyacid dehydrogenase, producing MTADATGDPTAGVTGDVWLSIPPDEIEGLPKGPRYLFWDGGDDGTEPFPGDPADCVLYVVPYMKRRPRTVNPLESMRRLRVVQTLTAGVDDVLARMSVLPPGVQLCNARGVHEASTAELALTLTLASLRGVPDFVRDQQQERWQGDFRPALADRSVLIVGYGAIGAAIEDRLVPFEVARVARVARSERTTARGPVHSFTDLPSLLPTADVVILSTPLTEQTRKLVDADFLARMKDGALLVNVARGGVVDTKALLAELDTGRITAALDVTDPEPLPPGHPLWRAPGVLISPHVGGPTSAFLPRAKRLLVDQLGRFVNREPLRNVVFTTGGTDDV from the coding sequence ATGACTGCTGACGCGACTGGCGACCCGACCGCGGGCGTGACCGGCGATGTGTGGCTCTCCATCCCGCCGGACGAGATCGAGGGGCTCCCCAAGGGTCCCCGCTACCTCTTCTGGGACGGGGGCGACGACGGCACGGAGCCGTTCCCGGGCGACCCCGCGGACTGCGTCCTGTACGTGGTGCCCTACATGAAGCGCCGTCCGAGGACCGTGAACCCGCTGGAGTCCATGCGCCGTCTGCGGGTCGTCCAGACGCTCACGGCGGGTGTCGACGACGTCCTGGCCCGGATGTCCGTGCTCCCGCCCGGGGTCCAGCTCTGCAACGCGCGCGGGGTGCACGAGGCCAGCACGGCCGAACTCGCGCTCACCCTGACCCTCGCCTCGCTGCGCGGCGTCCCCGACTTCGTCCGTGACCAGCAACAGGAGCGCTGGCAGGGCGACTTCCGTCCCGCGCTCGCCGACAGGTCCGTCCTGATCGTCGGTTACGGCGCGATCGGCGCCGCCATCGAGGACCGGCTCGTGCCCTTCGAGGTGGCGCGTGTGGCGCGCGTCGCGCGCTCTGAGCGCACCACGGCGCGCGGACCGGTGCACTCGTTCACCGACCTGCCCTCCCTGCTGCCGACGGCGGATGTCGTGATCCTGTCCACTCCTCTCACGGAACAGACGAGAAAGCTGGTCGACGCCGACTTCCTGGCCCGTATGAAGGACGGGGCCCTCTTGGTGAATGTTGCCCGCGGAGGCGTCGTCGACACCAAGGCGCTGCTCGCGGAACTGGACACCGGGCGCATCACCGCGGCCCTCGACGTCACCGACCCCGAGCCGCTGCCGCCCGGGCACCCGCTCTGGCGCGCGCCCGGGGTGCTCATCAGTCCGCACGTCGGCGGCCCCACGTCGGCCTTTCTGCCGCGTGCCAAGAGGCTGCTGGTGGACCAGTTGGGGCGATTCGTGAACCGGGAGCCTCTGCGCAACGTGGTCTTTACGACGGGCGGGACGGACGACGTGTAG